The sequence GTAACTCTGGCATGCAGGCTGGCGGCTGGTTCAACAAGGAAATCAATTCGCTTGATGACCTGCAGGGCCTTAAAATGCGCTATGCCGGTCTTGGCGGCGAAGCCATGCGCCGTGCCGGTGCCAACGCGACCATGATCCCGCCGGGTGAAATCCTGCCAGCGATGCAGTCGGGTGCGATTGACGCGGCCGAATGGGTTGGCCCGTGGAACGATATGGCGTTTGGTCTGTATCAGGTTGCCAAATACTACTACACCCCGGCCTTCCACGAACCTGGTCCGGGTCTTGAGATCTTTGTTGGCAAGGACAAGTTTAACGCGCTGACACCGGATCTGCAGGCGATCATTCGCTTTGCCGCACAGGCGATTGCCGAAAATACCCTTGCCGACTTCACCTTTAACAACATCCAGTCCTATCAGCCGCTGATCGACAAGGGTGTTGAGGTGCGTCAGTTCCCCGATGAAGTCATCATGGCGCTGGCCGAACATTCCAAGGCAGCTGTTGATGAAATTGCTGGCCAGAACGACCTCGCTGGCCGGATTGCTGCAAGCTACCTTGACCTCGTTAAAAAAGCTGCACGTTACGGCAAGGAGTTCGAGGCAACCGGTCTGATGCACCGTGCAAAGGTCTGGGGCTACTAAGACCCGCCTTTAAATCTTTATCGGACCCTCGGTTCGATCCCCGGTCAGGGACTGCCATTCTGGCAGTCCCTTTTTGTTTGGCTCTATGGTTGAAAATTTATCGATGAAATGTCGATGTCATGCGCTCAGTGCGATGCTGCATCCCGCAATCGTTAATTGTTGCCTGCGCCAAAAACCGTAACTTTGGGCCCAAACAAGGTTACGAAATTATCTTCGTAAGCTTTTTACGCAAAATTTTACCAATATTGGGAGCCCCACAATGAAACGTCGCGCGTTTCTGGGCGGTGCAGGCGTTGCCGCAGGCGCATTTGCCGCTACTGCCGCTGCACCATCAATCGTCAAAGCAAATGAAACCATCAACTGGCGCATGGTCATGCCCTGGCCGAAAGGAACCCCGGGCCTTGGTGCGAACGGCGAACTGTTTGCCGAACGTGTCAACAAGATGTCGGGCGGTCGCCTGAACATCACCGTTTACGGCGCGGGTGAACTTGTCCCGGCCCTTGAATGCATGGATGCGGTCGAGCAGGGCGTTGCCGATCTTGCGCACTCCACCCCGTATTACTGGTTTGGCAAGGACCCGGCTGTTTCATTCTTCACCACCACTCCGTTCGGTCTGATGGGCTGGGAGCTTTCCGGTTGGCTGCGCTTTGGCGGTGGTCAGGCGCTCTGGGACGAGCTTTATGCCCAGTTCAACGTCAAGCCGTTCCTGGCGGGTAACACAGGCCTTCAGGCCGGTGGCTGGTTTAACAAGGAAATCAACTCGGTTGACGACCTCAAAGGCCTTAAGGTCCGTTATGCCGGTATCGGTGGCGAAGCCATGCGCCGTCTGGGTGCAACCCCGTCGCTTCTGCCGGCTGCCGACATCCTGCCGAGCTTGCAGTCAGGTGCGATTGACGCAGCCGAGTGGGT is a genomic window of Thalassospira sp. ER-Se-21-Dark containing:
- a CDS encoding TRAP transporter substrate-binding protein; the encoded protein is MKRRQFLKGAGLGAGAVAASVAAPAVVSAQETLNWRMVMPWPKGTPGLGTNAEKFAAMVKEMSAGRLNITIYGAGELVPPFECMDAVEQGVAEMAHGTPYYWQGKNPALNFFSTIPFGLTAWELSSWIRFGDGQKLWEEAYEEFNVVPFYAGNSGMQAGGWFNKEINSLDDLQGLKMRYAGLGGEAMRRAGANATMIPPGEILPAMQSGAIDAAEWVGPWNDMAFGLYQVAKYYYTPAFHEPGPGLEIFVGKDKFNALTPDLQAIIRFAAQAIAENTLADFTFNNIQSYQPLIDKGVEVRQFPDEVIMALAEHSKAAVDEIAGQNDLAGRIAASYLDLVKKAARYGKEFEATGLMHRAKVWGY
- a CDS encoding TRAP transporter substrate-binding protein, whose amino-acid sequence is MKRRAFLGGAGVAAGAFAATAAAPSIVKANETINWRMVMPWPKGTPGLGANGELFAERVNKMSGGRLNITVYGAGELVPALECMDAVEQGVADLAHSTPYYWFGKDPAVSFFTTTPFGLMGWELSGWLRFGGGQALWDELYAQFNVKPFLAGNTGLQAGGWFNKEINSVDDLKGLKVRYAGIGGEAMRRLGATPSLLPAADILPSLQSGAIDAAEWVGPWNDYAFGLASVAKYYYTPAFAEPGSGIEVFINKDKFAELPEDLQEIVAVAAQANAEQTLSDFAFNNIQSYQAILEKGTEIRHFNDDLINAFAKASKEALEEIAAKNELTGRIYASVMDFAKKAAPYGKEFEATALNQRANVFANSTY